In Bradyrhizobium sp. 170, the DNA window CGCTCGCCCAGCACCCGGACGATGTCGCGTTCCGAAAGGATGCCCTCAAGGTGCTCCTGGTTCATCACGAGCACGGCGCCGATCTTGCGGTCGCCAAGGATCTTGATCGCCGCCGAAAGCTTGGCCTCCGGTTCGATGCTCTGGATCTGATGGCCCTTGGTGTCGAGAATTGAACGTACCGTCATTGTCGTCTCCCTGAATCCGTTCGCGCCCCGGGGGCCCGACTTGTTCGCGAGTCTTCAATCAACAGTTCCGCGCCGGTTTCGTTTTCAGGGCGCGGCCTGCAAGTGCGGCTGTCCTGCACGGCAGCGGCATCGGCTTGCGTTACAACTTAAGTAGATGATGGATGAAATCGCCCCTCGCCGCAAGCGGCGATCAGACGCGGCCGGTTTCGTCCGGCGATGAGACGTCCGTCGCATGCGGCGTCGCACGCGGCACCGGATCGAACAGCGAAAACAACATCAGGCCGGCGAGAAATCCGCCGATATGCGCCTGCCAGGCGACGCTGGCGCCTTCAGTGCCGATCGAAATCGCCCCAAGGCCGAAGATGATGTTGACGCCGAACCACACCGCCAGAAATCCGAGCACGCGCGTGTTGCGCAGCGCCCGGGCCAGCGACAGCGCTGGAACCTTCGCTGCGGCATCCGCATCGCCCCGGCTGAACGAAAGAAAACTTCCCTGCACGAAGGCGAAGCGGATGGCGGCGGCCATGGCGCCGGATACCGAGGCCGAGGCGCCGATCATCGGCGCGATCGCGTGCTCATGGGTGACGAGATGCGCCAGTGCGCCCGCCGCAGCCGTCACCGCCATGAATGCGAAGAACCTGACAGGACCGAACCGGCGGGCCAGCGCGCTGCCGAACGGCAACAGCCACAGCACGTTGAAGCCGATATGGCTGAGATTGGCATGCAGCAGCGAATAGGAGACGAAGGTCCAGACCTTGGCGCCGGCCCCGCCGGGAAAGGTGATGTTGAGCAGCGTGGAATCGTAGCGCTTCGGAATGAAACCGAACACGTCGATGGTCCAGTTCTCCAGTTCCACCGGCAGCAGCACGCGCAAATGAATCGCTGCGATCAGCACGATATAGGCCGTCAGCGCGCCCGGCAGCGTCAGGATCGGCTCCCGCGGGGCGTCCGGCGGCTCGTCCAGGGATGAGTAAGGCTGGGATTCCAAAGACCAGGACCTTGCAAGGCAGCTTCGCGGCGTATGGGTCCAGATAGGCGGCTTTGCCCGCCCTGTGCAAGTGCACAATCACAGCTATCCGTGTCCCGGACGCGGCGCAGCGTCCGGGACACGGAGTTCGTTGGAAAAGAAAAAGGGAGGATGCTGAGAACATCCTCCCTTGTCTTGCTGGTCTTCTCGCGCCCCTGGAGCCGGGATCACATCCCCACCCCTCCCCGCGCGATGACCAAACTGTTTGACGCCAGCCTGTGTACCAACTGCGCCGAGAACCCGGAGATAAGCCGGCGCCGTCTGATGCGTTCCACACTACGCACGCCGCCCCGCCTTCGCCAACCTCATAGTTAATTTAACGTTAACAACGCAAAGCCGTGGCTCGCGCGGCCAAATCGCGTTCCCGGCATGGACGCTGCAAAGCCTGTCCTGCACAACACCCAAGGGAAGGCGTGTTGCGCAAAAGCGGGACAGAAGTGTCTCGCCAAGGCAACCCGGGGCGAGGATTAGTTATGAAACACCCATCGAGCCGCGAGTTCTTCGCCTATTGGGATGCGAAGCGGGGCGATGCGCGGGCGCCGGACCGCAGCGAGATCGAACCCGGCGCGGTGCGCGAACTGCTCGGCGACATCTTCGTGCTGTCCTACGACAACGATGCCGGCTACCCGTTTCGCGTCGCCGGAACCCGGGTCTGCGCCCTGCTCGGCCGCGACCTGAAGGATACGAGCTTCTCCGCGCTGTTCACCCCGGACAGCCGCCGCGAGATCGAGGACATCGTCACTTACGTCGCAGAGGAAATGCTGGCGGCGATTGCCGGCATCACCGCGACTTCGGAAGACGGTACGACGGCGCATCTGGAGTTGCTGCTGCTGCCATTCAACAACCGCGCCCATGCGCCGATCAGCCTGACCGGAGTGCTGGCGCCGTTCGAAGGCGACCTCGGCACGATCAGGGATTTCAAGGTGACGTCGTGGCGCTATTTACACCGGCCGCAAAAGCTCGTTCCGCGCGCCTTGCGCAAGCTGGCCATCGCGCGCGGCTTCATGGTGTATGAAGGCCTGCGGTAATCACGAACCGACGGGTTCAACGAACGCCGCCGCACAACGCATGGTCGCGTGACGGTGCTCGAAAACGACCCACAAACGCCTCCAAAAAAAGCACCGCCAAGCATTGCCTAAATGCGAGGCGTCAGGCAGGGTCGAATCACGACGTGGAGCCGGGCCACATCAGCCGAATTGTACGCACCGAGAGGAATCTCGGAGGCGCTTATTCGCCTTAACCTCGGAGATTCCTAGAATGCTGTTGAAGAGATTGATGCTTGCCGCCGCACTGGCCACTGCCGCGGTGGCGACCCAGGCCCATGCCGACGCCCTCGATTCCATCATGAAGTCGAAGGTGATCAAGATCGCGGTGCCGCAGGATTTTGCGCCGTTCGGCTCCGCCGGCCTCGATCTCAAGCCGCAGGGCTACGACATCGACATGGCCAATCTGATCGGCAAGGAACTCGGGGTGAAGACCGAGATCATCCCGGTGACCAGCGCCAACCGCATTCCCTATTTGCAGACCAACAAGGCCGACCTCGTGATCTCAAGCCTCGGCAAGAACGAGGAGCGCGAAAAGGTCATCGACTTCTCGATCGCCTATGCGCCGTTCTTCTCCGGCGTGTTCGGCACCAAGGCGATCGCGGTTGCCAGCGCCGCCGATCTCAAGGGCAAGACCATCGGCGCCACCCGCGGCGCGATCGAGGAACAGGCGCTGACCGCCTCGGCCCCGCCGGACGCCACCGTCAAGCGTTTCGAGGACAACAACGCCACCATCGCCGCCTTCGTGTCCGGCCAGGTCGACCTGATCGCTACCGGCAACACGGTGGCGGCCGCGATCGCCGAAAAGGTTCCGGCGCGCACGCCGGCGCTGAAATTCGTGATCAAGGACAGCCCCTGCTATGTCGGGCTCAACAAGAATGAGCCGGCGTTGCTCGCCAAGGTCAACGAGATCATCACCAAGGCGAAGGCCTCGGGCGAGATCGGAAAACTGTCAGAGAAGTGGCTGAAAGCGCCCTTGCCGCCCGGCTTCTAAACGCCAGCGCCGGGGCACCCGCGTGTCTTACAAACTGCAATTCGCCGAACTGCTGCCCTACTGGAACGTGCTCCTGCAGGGGCTGATCTTCACGATCGTGCTGACTGTTGTGTCGACGGTGGCCGGCATAGCCGTCGGCACCGCCGGCGCCTCGGCGCGCACCTTCGGCCCCGCCTGGCTCGGCCGGATCGTTGCGGTCTATGTCGAATTGATCCGCAACACGCCGTTCATCGTGCAGTTGTTCTTCATCTTCTTCGGCCTGCCGGCGCTCGGGCTGAAGCTCAGCGAAACCACCGCCGCCTTCCTCGCCATGGTGATCAATCTCGGCGCCTACTCGACCGAGATCATCCGCGCCGGCATCGAGGCCGTGCCCAAAGGCCATATCGAAGCCGGCCTCAGCCTCGCCATGACCAAATGGGAGGTGCTGCGCCGCATCGTCCTCAACCAGGCATTCCGCAAGATCTATCCGGCGCTGTCGTCGCAAATCATCATCGTGATGCTGGGTTCGGCGGTGGTGTCGCAGATCTCCGCGGAAGACCTCACCTATGCCGCGAACTTCGTGGCGTCGAGGAACTTCCGAAACTTCGAAGTCTATTTGCTGGCGGCGCTGGCCTATCTCGTGCTGGCGATGCTGACGCGTTCGCTGCTGCGTGCGCTCGGCCGCGTCATCTTCAAGGCGAGGTGAACCATGCTGCAGTTCAGCTTCTGGGACATCCTCTCCAACCTCTTGATCGCCACGCAGTGGACGATCGCGCTGTCGCTGATCGCGTTTGTCTGCGGCGGCATCGTCGGGCTGGCGCTCCTGTTCATGCGCACCTCGCAGATCGCGCCGCTGGAATGGTTCACCAAGGTCTACATCGAGTTCTTCCAAGGCACGCCGCTGTTGATGCAGCTGTTTCTGTTTTTCTTCGGCATCGCGTTGTTCGGCGTCGAGGTGTCGCCGTGGACTGCCGCCACGCTGGCGCTGACG includes these proteins:
- a CDS encoding transporter substrate-binding domain-containing protein, producing the protein MLLKRLMLAAALATAAVATQAHADALDSIMKSKVIKIAVPQDFAPFGSAGLDLKPQGYDIDMANLIGKELGVKTEIIPVTSANRIPYLQTNKADLVISSLGKNEEREKVIDFSIAYAPFFSGVFGTKAIAVASAADLKGKTIGATRGAIEEQALTASAPPDATVKRFEDNNATIAAFVSGQVDLIATGNTVAAAIAEKVPARTPALKFVIKDSPCYVGLNKNEPALLAKVNEIITKAKASGEIGKLSEKWLKAPLPPGF
- a CDS encoding PAS domain-containing protein, coding for MKHPSSREFFAYWDAKRGDARAPDRSEIEPGAVRELLGDIFVLSYDNDAGYPFRVAGTRVCALLGRDLKDTSFSALFTPDSRREIEDIVTYVAEEMLAAIAGITATSEDGTTAHLELLLLPFNNRAHAPISLTGVLAPFEGDLGTIRDFKVTSWRYLHRPQKLVPRALRKLAIARGFMVYEGLR
- a CDS encoding amino acid ABC transporter permease → MSYKLQFAELLPYWNVLLQGLIFTIVLTVVSTVAGIAVGTAGASARTFGPAWLGRIVAVYVELIRNTPFIVQLFFIFFGLPALGLKLSETTAAFLAMVINLGAYSTEIIRAGIEAVPKGHIEAGLSLAMTKWEVLRRIVLNQAFRKIYPALSSQIIIVMLGSAVVSQISAEDLTYAANFVASRNFRNFEVYLLAALAYLVLAMLTRSLLRALGRVIFKAR
- a CDS encoding rhomboid family intramembrane serine protease, which gives rise to MESQPYSSLDEPPDAPREPILTLPGALTAYIVLIAAIHLRVLLPVELENWTIDVFGFIPKRYDSTLLNITFPGGAGAKVWTFVSYSLLHANLSHIGFNVLWLLPFGSALARRFGPVRFFAFMAVTAAAGALAHLVTHEHAIAPMIGASASVSGAMAAAIRFAFVQGSFLSFSRGDADAAAKVPALSLARALRNTRVLGFLAVWFGVNIIFGLGAISIGTEGASVAWQAHIGGFLAGLMLFSLFDPVPRATPHATDVSSPDETGRV